From one Idiomarina sp. X4 genomic stretch:
- a CDS encoding serine hydrolase domain-containing protein: protein MKTLTQWVLFNVIAVAVLCHPASFASQYNSDLNGMWRGELEIQEGVSLTIGLSIKDGQLTLDSPNQGMFEHKPTEFSITENTVSFSDKSLNASYQGKLNEDVLIGTFKQGKSFNLDMHKLTDSDKARLKYEATYAGKLPVTENSTLPLRLNVAVVHDGYIGTLDSPAQQSYGIPLTELVINDSELSFKSPMLQASFSGELTEDGYAGTFTQGKDFPLTLKKLESGTEQANADAPKLGEHGATAVVIMPDKVEKKFYGDHDDNTLYEIGSVTKTMVGYLLAAAATNDNLDLNTSINEFWSKGPTDVTLKELAVHHSGLPRLPANLFDNADQSDPYAHFDDSMLESSLTSTSVGERAYEYSNFGYGVLAEALAKHSDTSFSDLLQTRIFEPFGMQSSYVALNSDNEPANLTAGHNVLGEPVPHWHFKSLAGAGAVVSSPNDMTRYIQTLMGKSANNNKVVSTLLKPRETIEGCCQQALSWMISEDSNGKPYAWHNGQTAGFSSFVGFYLDGSRGVVVLNAQSVNVNSDALSLLTETSKNQN, encoded by the coding sequence ATGAAAACACTAACTCAATGGGTATTATTTAATGTTATAGCGGTGGCAGTTCTCTGCCACCCAGCATCTTTCGCTAGCCAGTATAACTCTGATCTTAATGGCATGTGGCGTGGGGAGTTAGAAATTCAAGAGGGCGTTAGTCTGACCATTGGCCTTTCAATAAAAGACGGTCAATTGACTTTAGACAGCCCTAACCAGGGCATGTTTGAACATAAACCGACTGAGTTTTCTATTACAGAGAATACAGTCAGCTTTTCCGACAAAAGTTTAAACGCCAGTTACCAGGGAAAATTGAACGAAGATGTTTTGATAGGCACCTTTAAACAAGGTAAGTCGTTTAACCTGGATATGCACAAGCTGACTGATAGTGACAAAGCCCGTTTAAAGTATGAAGCGACCTACGCCGGCAAGCTACCAGTTACCGAAAACAGTACACTTCCGCTTCGACTTAACGTCGCTGTTGTTCACGATGGTTACATTGGTACGCTTGATAGCCCTGCCCAGCAAAGCTATGGCATTCCTCTGACTGAACTTGTTATCAATGACAGTGAGCTCAGCTTTAAGTCACCAATGCTGCAAGCCAGCTTCTCTGGTGAACTGACTGAAGACGGATACGCAGGTACTTTTACGCAAGGCAAAGATTTCCCACTCACATTAAAGAAATTAGAATCGGGAACGGAACAGGCTAACGCTGACGCGCCCAAGCTTGGCGAACACGGCGCTACCGCTGTAGTTATAATGCCAGACAAAGTAGAAAAGAAATTCTATGGCGACCATGATGACAATACGCTTTATGAGATTGGTTCTGTCACTAAGACTATGGTGGGTTATTTATTAGCTGCGGCCGCAACTAACGACAATCTGGATCTGAATACGTCCATTAATGAGTTTTGGTCAAAGGGCCCGACAGATGTCACTTTAAAAGAGTTAGCGGTGCACCATAGTGGGCTGCCACGCTTACCGGCTAACCTGTTTGACAATGCGGACCAGAGTGACCCTTACGCTCATTTTGATGACTCCATGCTAGAGTCTTCACTGACGAGCACATCCGTTGGCGAAAGAGCTTACGAGTATTCGAATTTTGGCTATGGAGTGCTTGCAGAAGCTTTGGCTAAACACTCTGACACGTCATTTTCGGACTTATTACAAACACGAATTTTTGAACCATTTGGTATGCAAAGCAGTTATGTCGCATTAAATAGCGATAATGAGCCGGCAAACCTGACAGCAGGACACAATGTACTCGGTGAGCCGGTGCCTCATTGGCACTTCAAATCACTGGCCGGCGCTGGCGCCGTGGTTTCAAGCCCCAATGACATGACTCGCTATATTCAAACGCTCATGGGAAAAAGCGCTAACAACAACAAGGTTGTATCAACATTACTCAAACCACGGGAAACTATCGAAGGCTGCTGCCAACAAGCCTTAAGCTGGATGATCAGTGAAGACAGTAACGGTAAGCCATATGCTTGGCACAACGGCCAAACGGCCGGCTTTAGCAGTTTTGTTGGCTTTTATTTAGACGGTAGCCGGGGTGTTGTCGTTCTCAATGCTCAGTCAGTCAACGTGAACAGTGATGCTCTTTCGCTACTGACTGAAACATCCAAGAACCAGAATTAA